In Anaerolineae bacterium, the DNA window CCGCCATGGTGTTCTCCGGTGCGGCGGCGCTGGCGCCGCGGTGTCCGAAGACCAGGGGACGGGCGTAATATTCCTCGCGCATGGGCTTCCTCCGATGCCGGCCTTACTGCGGCGGCAGGTAATCCAGTGGATTCAAGCGGGTGTTGTTCAGACGAATCTCAAAGTGGACGTGGGGGCCGCTGGAGTTGCCGGTGCTCCCCACCTCGCCGATGAGCTGGCCGCAGGCCACTTTCTGCCCTTTGGAGACCCAGGTGCCCTTGAGGTGGCTGTACAGGGTGCGGTAGCCGTCGCCGTGGTCAATGATGAGGGTGTAGCCGTAGCCGGTCTCGGACCAGCCGGCATGCACCACGACGCCGGCGCGGGCGGCATAGACCGCACTGCCGTAGGGAGCGCCGATGTCGATGGCGCGGTGGCCGGCGCTGTAGCCCTGGGTGACCGTGCCGACGATAGGCCAGGCGAAGAGGTAGCCGGCCGCGGGTGCCGGCTTGGGGCGGGCCAGGCGCTTGGTGCCGTGCGGCACGATGAGCCAGGTGCCGGCTTTCAGCGGGCTGTCGGCCGAATCGAGGTGGTTCAGCGGATAATTGACGATGTCTTCCACTGCCACACCGTAGCGGCGGGCGATGGATTCCAGGGTGTCGCCGGCCGCCACCTGGTGATATACGCCCCGCACGGGCAGGATGGTCAGCGCCGTGCCGGGACGTAGGTAGTCGGGGTTGCGTTCCAGCTCCGGGTTGGACCAGCGGATAGTGTCGATGTCCAGGCCAAAGCGGCTGGCAATGCCGGATACGGTGTCGCCCGGCTGGACGATATAGGTCAGGATGCGGGGGAGTGCCAGAAGCTCGCGGCGGAGCGCCGGCGAGGCCATCTCCTCCTCGACCTCAAGCCACTTTTCCCAGCTATAAGGAGTGGGGGTGGGGGTAGGGTCGTCTGCCAGGATGGGCAGGGAGCCGGCGGTCCAGCACAGCAGTACGGCGATCAGTATCAGGGTGAGCCGGGCCAGGATGCCGGCGCCTGGGGTATTTGCTTCGGATGGCACGGTCTCGCTCCTTGTGCATTGCGTTCCCGCCGCCGGCATTATACCCGAGGACG includes these proteins:
- a CDS encoding peptidoglycan DD-metalloendopeptidase family protein; protein product: MPSEANTPGAGILARLTLILIAVLLCWTAGSLPILADDPTPTPTPYSWEKWLEVEEEMASPALRRELLALPRILTYIVQPGDTVSGIASRFGLDIDTIRWSNPELERNPDYLRPGTALTILPVRGVYHQVAAGDTLESIARRYGVAVEDIVNYPLNHLDSADSPLKAGTWLIVPHGTKRLARPKPAPAAGYLFAWPIVGTVTQGYSAGHRAIDIGAPYGSAVYAARAGVVVHAGWSETGYGYTLIIDHGDGYRTLYSHLKGTWVSKGQKVACGQLIGEVGSTGNSSGPHVHFEIRLNNTRLNPLDYLPPQ